GGCCGCCGGTGAAGTGGGGCGCTCGGCCGTCGCGGTAGTAGTACACGATCGAGTTCGCCGAGGCGGTCGCCTGGTCGCCGTCGATCTCTGCCAGCAGGTCGGTGGTCGTGTGCTGGGTGTGTTCTCCCTCGACCTCGTCCTGTCGCAGAAAGGCGACGACCATGTCGAGGCCGCGGAGTTCGCCTCCGCGCGGGGAGTGCACCGCCACGTCGTCGGCGAAGACGGTTCGGGCGTCCTCCCAGCGCTGCTCGTCGAGCAGGCGTGCGAAGCGAGTGAACAGGTCGGCGATCTCGAAACGGTCGGCGAGCAGCGCATTCGTGGACATGACCTCTTCTTCCGGTCAGAGGATGGCGACGGTGTCGGGTGGCGAGGGCTCAGGAGCCAGCCAGCACCACGTTGGCCCGGTCGAGGACGACACCCAGGACGCGCCCCGCGACGGCCAGGTCCTCGGCTGGCAGGTCGCCCCACAGGCCCTGGGTGATCGGGCCGATCGCAGCGCGGATCTGCGTCCAGCGCGCTTGCCCGTCGTCGGTGACCTGGATGCGGCCGTCGCTGTCCTCCCACACGAAGCCGGCGGCGATCAGCTCGGCGAGGCGTTCGGCCACCGACACTTCGCTGAATTGGGTGGCGCCGCTGACCCGGCGGATGAGCTGGGACCGGTCGATGGCCCCGCCGCTGGCCACGGTCAAGGTGAGGGTCACCCACTGGGGTTCGGTGATGCCGGTTCCAGCGAGTTGACGGTCCAGGATCGCGTTGAGCGCCTTCTCGGTCTGGCCGATGAGCGCGGGACCAAAGGTCGTCATGACTGTCTCCGCATTCGTTGATGGAATGAACGTTAGTACTACTAACGTTAGTATCACTAACGAAGTTACCTCCGTTGGTCGGCCTAACGCAACTCGGCCCGCAACTGGGCGCGGACGTCAGTCGTCGGAGTCCTGGACGGCAGGCTTCGCGTGCAGCACCTCACGGGCCTGCTCTGCGGCGCGTTCGGTGTTCTCGCTGACGTAGTCCATGAAGCGGGCGATGTTCTCGAGGCGGACGGCGGCGGGGGTCCCCGCACCCAGGACGCTGACGCCCTGCCGAGAAGCCTCCGCGACCTGCGCGAGGGCCCGGGCGCTGGCGACCGTCGACTGGTACCAGACGTCGTCGTCGACGATGTACCGCTCGCGGCGGCGTTCATCGCGCTCCCGGCGGACGAGCGCCTGACTTTCCAGGAACGCGATCGCCTTGGAGATGGTCGCCGGGCTGACCTGGAGACGCTGGACGAGCTCGGAGGCGGTGAGGCTGCCGGCGTCGGTGGTGTAGAGGCTGACCATCACTCGGGCCATCATCTTCGGCAGGCCCGATTGCATGAAGATCGTGGTGAGCACCTCTTCGTACTCGCGCACGGCCTCCGGGTCGCGCCCGGAGGGCTGCGAGGGCGCCTGCGGATCCCGCGGCGCGGCTTGCCTGCGTTGGTGAGTGCGGCGTTCGGTGGCACGGTGCGCCAGGTCGGCGCGGTAGCCGGTCGGGCCGCCGTTCCGCATCACCTCACGCGTGATCGTCGACGTGGGACGGTCGAGACGCCTGGCGATCTCCGCGTAGGCGAGGCCGTCGGCCAACCCCAGCGCGATCTGCTGGCGGTCCTGCTGGGTGAGCCTGCCTCCCGGCATCGCACGCTCCTTCACTCTCTCCTGTTGCCTCAAGAGTAGCGTTCACCTTCACTCTATTGCAACGGATACTCGCGGTCGTTGCATTAATTCGCAAGCTCGTTGCAACGATTTCTACACCCTGAGCTGCTGCAATGCCGATAGAGAGCAACGAACTTGTTGCTTGGATTGGAAATGCAACGTAGCTTTTGCGGTGTCGGAAACAACGCCCCACAGGAGCTAACGATGACGAACTTCGCTACC
Above is a genomic segment from Cryptosporangium minutisporangium containing:
- a CDS encoding nuclear transport factor 2 family protein encodes the protein MSTNALLADRFEIADLFTRFARLLDEQRWEDARTVFADDVAVHSPRGGELRGLDMVVAFLRQDEVEGEHTQHTTTDLLAEIDGDQATASANSIVYYYRDGRAPHFTGGLRMASTLVRTAAGWRVREHRITPAWTRED
- a CDS encoding MarR family transcriptional regulator, with amino-acid sequence MTTFGPALIGQTEKALNAILDRQLAGTGITEPQWVTLTLTVASGGAIDRSQLIRRVSGATQFSEVSVAERLAELIAAGFVWEDSDGRIQVTDDGQARWTQIRAAIGPITQGLWGDLPAEDLAVAGRVLGVVLDRANVVLAGS
- a CDS encoding GbsR/MarR family transcriptional regulator, encoding MPGGRLTQQDRQQIALGLADGLAYAEIARRLDRPTSTITREVMRNGGPTGYRADLAHRATERRTHQRRQAAPRDPQAPSQPSGRDPEAVREYEEVLTTIFMQSGLPKMMARVMVSLYTTDAGSLTASELVQRLQVSPATISKAIAFLESQALVRRERDERRRERYIVDDDVWYQSTVASARALAQVAEASRQGVSVLGAGTPAAVRLENIARFMDYVSENTERAAEQAREVLHAKPAVQDSDD